In one window of Spartinivicinus marinus DNA:
- a CDS encoding DUF2797 domain-containing protein: MSYQFEHSMVGDLRKMHAQLVEPVSYQLPIGEQMVELNHLINQPIQLEYLGEIHCIHCGRRSKKSFSQGYCYPCFKKLPQCDTCIMSPEKCHYHEGTCRDSQWADQFCMADHIVYLANSTGLKVGITRVNQIPTRWLDQGAVQALPIVKVSTRQQSGLLEKALKQQLNDKTNWRALLKGNAELIDLQQERDKLAPLLDQAIAELQEKFGIQAVQPLTNSEVVSIGYPVNAYPSKITTHNFDKNPLVNGKLMGIKGQYLILDTGVLNIRKFTAYNVKMSW, from the coding sequence ATGAGTTATCAGTTTGAGCACTCAATGGTGGGTGACTTACGAAAAATGCATGCCCAGCTGGTAGAGCCAGTCAGTTATCAGCTGCCGATTGGCGAGCAAATGGTTGAGTTAAATCACTTAATTAACCAACCGATTCAGCTGGAGTATTTGGGTGAAATCCACTGTATCCACTGTGGTCGTCGTTCCAAAAAAAGCTTTAGCCAGGGGTATTGCTACCCTTGTTTTAAAAAGCTGCCTCAGTGCGACACCTGTATTATGAGCCCAGAAAAATGCCATTATCACGAAGGGACTTGTCGAGACAGCCAATGGGCTGATCAATTTTGTATGGCGGATCATATCGTCTATCTGGCTAATTCCACAGGCTTGAAAGTAGGGATTACTCGGGTAAATCAAATACCCACCCGCTGGTTAGATCAAGGAGCTGTCCAAGCCTTACCGATTGTAAAAGTATCCACACGGCAACAATCAGGGTTATTAGAAAAGGCATTAAAGCAACAGCTAAACGATAAAACGAACTGGCGTGCACTTTTAAAAGGCAATGCTGAGCTAATAGACTTACAACAAGAGCGGGATAAACTAGCACCATTACTTGACCAAGCAATTGCTGAGTTACAGGAAAAATTTGGTATTCAAGCAGTACAACCCTTGACGAATAGTGAAGTGGTATCAATCGGTTACCCAGTTAATGCGTATCCCAGCAAAATCACCACCCATAATTTTGACAAAAATCCGCTGGTAAATGGCAAATTGATGGGAATTAAAGGACAGTATTTAATCCTGGATACGGGTGTATTAAATATCCGAAAGTTTACGGCTTATAATGTAAAAATGAGCTGGTAA
- a CDS encoding YeaC family protein, whose protein sequence is MQFEKLISQITPDIYQNLKQAVEIGRWPNGQSLTSEQRELSLQAVIAYEAKHLPEDQRTGFMPVACKSQQLTSADTIKITQ, encoded by the coding sequence ATGCAGTTTGAAAAATTAATTAGCCAGATTACCCCTGATATTTATCAAAACCTTAAACAAGCGGTAGAAATTGGTCGCTGGCCTAATGGGCAGAGCTTGACCAGTGAGCAGCGTGAGCTGTCATTGCAGGCAGTTATCGCGTATGAAGCCAAGCACTTACCTGAAGATCAACGGACGGGGTTTATGCCTGTCGCGTGCAAAAGCCAGCAATTGACAAGTGCTGACACGATTAAAATCACCCAGTAA
- a CDS encoding metallophosphoesterase has product MLPQQGYDVIGDVHGCAIALKMLLERLGYTKKRGVWQHKSRQAVFVGDIVDRGPRIRESLHIVHDMVDRAGAQIVMGNHEFNALSYFTPMPAHSGRSYLRERTARHTRIIQETLDQFANHPQDWQDFLAWFKAMPLFLELESFRVVHACWDQSLIDDYLKEYGHNQLTDEGLLQTMDRHALPGRMINRLMRGINLPLPDGIIMRAKDGYERHLFRADFWTKSPTYYQDVVFQPDPLPPEVATRKLPAEQKAKLCYYSSKEKPLFIGHYWRMGDPKPIKPNIACLDYSAVKYGKLVAYRFNGEQQLQAKNFVWVNVEQKAPFTTTLNF; this is encoded by the coding sequence ATGTTACCTCAGCAAGGTTATGATGTAATTGGCGATGTGCATGGGTGTGCAATTGCACTAAAAATGCTACTTGAGCGGCTAGGCTACACGAAAAAGCGTGGAGTTTGGCAGCATAAAAGCCGACAAGCGGTGTTTGTCGGGGATATTGTTGATCGCGGTCCTAGAATACGTGAGTCATTACATATTGTGCATGATATGGTAGACCGTGCGGGTGCACAGATTGTAATGGGTAATCACGAGTTTAATGCGTTGAGTTATTTCACTCCCATGCCAGCACATTCAGGTAGAAGCTATTTGCGTGAGCGAACGGCTCGTCATACTCGTATTATTCAAGAAACCCTCGATCAGTTTGCTAATCACCCGCAAGATTGGCAAGATTTTTTAGCCTGGTTTAAAGCCATGCCACTATTCCTGGAGCTTGAAAGCTTTCGTGTGGTTCATGCTTGCTGGGATCAGTCACTGATTGATGACTATTTGAAAGAATATGGCCACAATCAATTAACTGATGAAGGTTTGCTTCAAACGATGGATCGCCACGCGTTACCGGGGCGTATGATTAACCGACTGATGCGGGGTATTAATTTACCATTGCCTGATGGCATCATTATGCGTGCTAAAGATGGTTATGAACGACATCTGTTTCGGGCAGACTTTTGGACTAAATCACCCACCTACTATCAGGATGTGGTGTTTCAACCAGACCCATTACCACCAGAAGTAGCCACCCGAAAACTACCTGCCGAGCAAAAAGCCAAGCTCTGTTACTACAGCTCTAAAGAAAAGCCTCTATTTATTGGGCATTACTGGCGAATGGGTGACCCAAAACCTATCAAACCCAATATTGCCTGCTTGGATTACAGTGCAGTCAAGTACGGGAAATTAGTCGCCTATCGCTTCAATGGTGAGCAACAGTTGCAGGCCAAAAATTTTGTTTGGGTGAATGTTGAGCAAAAAGCGCCATTTACTACCACACTCAATTTTTAG